One genomic window of Blastopirellula retiformator includes the following:
- a CDS encoding DUF4404 family protein, with translation MTDADQLRLKLQELQAELRDIDEMDAETRRLLEGAMEEIHDALNQDNSDALQHPSLVDNLNKATQEFETSHPGLTRIIGNMVDILGNTGI, from the coding sequence ATGACTGATGCGGATCAACTACGGCTAAAACTGCAAGAGCTCCAAGCCGAGTTGCGTGATATCGACGAGATGGATGCCGAGACGCGTCGGTTGCTGGAAGGGGCGATGGAAGAGATTCATGACGCCCTCAACCAGGATAACTCGGACGCGCTGCAGCACCCGTCGCTAGTCGACAACCTCAACAAAGCGACGCAAGAATTCGAAACGTCGCACCCCGGCCTGACTCGCATCATCGGCAACATGGTCGACATCCTCGGGAACACCGGGATCTAG